A region of Candidatus Hadarchaeales archaeon DNA encodes the following proteins:
- a CDS encoding tRNA uridine(34) 5-carboxymethylaminomethyl modification radical SAM/GNAT enzyme Elp3 gives MMSADLCRRILEEIPKLGRMSRKDVAKLKLKICGELGVSRIPKNSEILAVATPEERERLVRLLKLKPVRSASGVTVITVMPKPLPCPKPEPCIYCPGGPEAGVNQSYTGREPASMRAVQHGFDPYSQVKNRIEQLRAIGHEVDKVELIVFGGTLTAYPRDYLEWFVKECLRAITGENCETLEKAKLSAEISKIRISDIAFETRPDWCKEPHVDLMLDLGATRVELGVQTIYEDVYEIINRGHAVEDVIEATRIAKDAGMAVVYHMMPGLPGSNPDRDLEMFREIFRNPDFRPDALKIYPCLVLRGTKLYELWKRGEFKPMTTEEAVELLAKIKQEIPAWVRIQRIQRDIPADLIEAGVRAGNLRQIVKRRLEVEGKKCKCIRCREVGHAGVEPENLELFIERYEASGGEEVFLSIEDREKDVLLAILRLRVPSEHAHRPELKNATIVRELHVYGELVPVGLSAEEGEWQHRGLGKTLLKEAERISEEEYGARKIAVLAGIGTREYYRRLGFRKDNVYMSKEL, from the coding sequence ATGATGAGTGCCGACCTCTGCAGACGAATCTTGGAGGAAATCCCAAAGCTCGGCAGGATGAGTCGAAAGGATGTAGCCAAGCTCAAGTTGAAGATTTGTGGTGAGCTTGGGGTCTCTCGTATACCAAAGAATTCGGAAATCCTAGCTGTTGCCACTCCGGAGGAAAGAGAAAGACTTGTCCGCCTTCTTAAGCTCAAACCCGTAAGATCTGCATCTGGAGTAACCGTCATCACCGTCATGCCCAAGCCGCTCCCATGCCCCAAACCCGAACCGTGCATATATTGTCCTGGAGGTCCAGAGGCTGGGGTCAACCAAAGCTACACGGGAAGGGAACCGGCCTCAATGAGAGCTGTACAGCACGGCTTTGATCCCTATTCTCAAGTCAAAAATCGAATTGAGCAACTTAGAGCAATCGGGCATGAAGTCGACAAGGTTGAGCTGATAGTCTTCGGCGGTACTCTGACCGCATACCCGCGAGATTATCTAGAATGGTTCGTCAAAGAATGTCTGAGGGCGATCACGGGGGAAAACTGCGAAACGCTTGAGAAGGCAAAGCTTTCTGCCGAGATCTCAAAAATCAGGATTAGCGACATCGCGTTTGAGACGAGACCGGACTGGTGTAAAGAGCCCCATGTGGATCTCATGCTTGATCTCGGAGCAACAAGGGTGGAGCTTGGTGTTCAGACAATTTACGAAGACGTTTATGAGATCATCAACCGCGGGCATGCCGTTGAGGACGTGATCGAGGCCACGAGGATAGCGAAAGATGCGGGAATGGCGGTTGTCTACCACATGATGCCTGGACTCCCTGGTTCCAACCCGGATCGGGATCTGGAGATGTTCAGAGAAATCTTTAGAAATCCGGATTTCAGGCCCGACGCTCTCAAGATTTATCCCTGTCTAGTTCTCAGAGGGACTAAACTCTACGAACTCTGGAAGCGTGGAGAATTCAAACCTATGACGACGGAGGAGGCAGTTGAACTTCTCGCGAAAATCAAGCAGGAAATACCGGCATGGGTTCGCATCCAGAGAATCCAGAGGGATATTCCGGCAGATCTCATCGAAGCCGGGGTTAGAGCCGGGAATCTCAGACAGATCGTTAAACGAAGACTTGAGGTTGAGGGAAAGAAATGCAAGTGTATAAGGTGCAGGGAGGTTGGGCATGCGGGAGTGGAGCCTGAGAATCTTGAGCTCTTCATCGAGAGGTATGAGGCTTCGGGCGGGGAGGAGGTTTTTCTCTCGATAGAGGACAGAGAAAAGGATGTTCTTCTGGCAATTCTGAGGCTCCGTGTTCCATCGGAGCATGCACATAGGCCCGAACTGAAAAACGCAACTATTGTCAGAGAGCTCCATGTGTACGGAGAGCTTGTCCCTGTTGGGTTGAGCGCTGAAGAGGGGGAGTGGCAGCACAGAGGTCTTGGGAAGACCCTACTGAAGGAGGCTGAAAGAATTTCGGAAGAGGAGTATGGTGCTCGGAAAATTGCTGTACTGGCCGGGATTGGCACGAGGGAGTACTACCGTAGATTGGGATTCAGAAAAGATAACGTGTACATGTCTAAGGAACTGTGA